A window of Juglans regia cultivar Chandler chromosome 7, Walnut 2.0, whole genome shotgun sequence contains these coding sequences:
- the LOC108992758 gene encoding putative ribosomal large subunit pseudouridine synthase SVR1, chloroplastic isoform X1, whose translation MRSKTPIFQKMATAMASFSTLHHLSFSLFSNPSLSLRPFRSFPRIINCSRSSLSSSSSSSSPSTSSLQFNISFAPPKPKPKPPMSDQLLDPDDLSSDQLIIPWIVRGEDGNLKLQMHPPARLLHAMANAETEKKKNKKKDKSLDKVSPEPKYSKAARRFFNENFKKPEQRLSKVLAATGVASRRNSEELIFEGKVTVNGSVCKAPQTRVDPARDVIYVNGNRLPKKQPPKVYFALNKPKGYICSSGDVESKSVLCLFDEYLKSWGKKYPGPPKPRLFTVGRLDVATTGLIIVTNDGDCAQRLSHPSSNLTKEYIAAIDGIVTKRHLFAISEGTVIEGIHCTPDSVELLPRQTDISRPRLRIVVHDGRKHEVRELVKSAGLEIHSLKRVRIGGFRLPSDLGLGKHIELKQSDLKLLGGIS comes from the exons ATGAGGTCCAAAACCCCTATCTTTCAGAAAATGGCAACAGCAATGGCCTCATTCTCCACCCTACACCATCTCTCGTTCTCGCTCTTCTCcaatccctctctctccctcagaCCCTTCCGTTCATTTCCTCGCATCATAAACTGTTCACGCTCCTCgctctcctcttcctcttcttcttcttccccttccaCATCTTCCCTACAATTCAACATCTCCTTCGCGCCccctaaacccaagcccaagccccCCATGTCTGACCAGCTTTTGGACCCCGACGACCTCTCCAGCGATCAGCTGATCATTCCGTGGATTGTCCGCGGCGAGGATGGAAACCTCAAGCTCCAGATGCACCCTCCTGCCCGTCTTCTCCACGCCATGGCCAATGCCGAGAccgaaaagaagaagaataagaagaaggaTAAGAGCCTTGATAAAGTTAGCCCGGAGCCGAAGTATTCCAAGGCCGCCAGAAGGTTCTTTAACGAGAATTTCAAAAAGCCTGAGCAGCGCCTCAGCAAGGTTCTCGCCGCTACGGGAG TGGCGTCGAGGCGGAATAGCGAAGAGCTTATATTTGAAGGAAAGGTTACTGTTAATGGTTCTGTGTGCAAGGCTCCTCAG ACGCGAGTTGATCCTGCAAGGGATGTAATTTATGTCAATGGGAACCGCCTTCCTAAGAAGCAGCCTCCAAAGGTGTATTTTGCCCTGAACAAACCAAAAGG GTACATCTGCTCATCTGGTGATGTAGAGTCTAAATCCGTGTTGTGTCTATTCGACGAATATTTGAAGAGTTGG GGTAAAAAGTATCCAGGACCACCCAAACCACGATTATTCACCGTAGGTCGCCTTGATGTTGCCACTACTGGGTTGATTATTGTGACCAATGATG GAGATTGTGCTCAGAGACTTTCACATCCTTCATCTAACTTAACGAAGGA ATATATTGCAGCAATAGATGGCATTGTCACTAAGAGGCACTTATTTGCGATCAGTGAGGGGACAGTGATTGAGGGTATCCATTGCACTCCAGATTCAGTTGAGTTACTACCGCGACAAACAGATATATCAAGGCCTCGTCTTCGCATCGTG GTTCATGATGGGAGGAAACATGAAGTTCGAGAGCTCGTGAAAAGTGCCGGACTTGAG ATCCATTCATTAAAGCGGGTAAGAATAGGTGGCTTCAGACTTCCATCAGATCTCGG GTTAGGGAAGCACATTGAACTAAAACAAAGCGATCTGAAGTTACTGGGTGGGATAAGTTAA
- the LOC108992758 gene encoding putative ribosomal large subunit pseudouridine synthase SVR1, chloroplastic isoform X2 produces MRSKTPIFQKMATAMASFSTLHHLSFSLFSNPSLSLRPFRSFPRIINCSRSSLSSSSSSSSPSTSSLQFNISFAPPKPKPKPPMSDQLLDPDDLSSDQLIIPWIVRGEDGNLKLQMHPPARLLHAMANAETEKKKNKKKDKSLDKVSPEPKYSKAARRFFNENFKKPEQRLSKVLAATGVASRRNSEELIFEGKVTVNGSVCKAPQTRVDPARDVIYVNGNRLPKKQPPKVYFALNKPKGYICSSGDVESKSVLCLFDEYLKSWGKKYPGPPKPRLFTVGRLDVATTGLIIVTNDGDCAQRLSHPSSNLTKEYIAAIDGIVTKRHLFAISEGTVIEGIHCTPDSVELLPRQTDISRPRLRIVVHDGRKHEVRELVKSAGLEIHSLKRVRIGGFRLPSDLG; encoded by the exons ATGAGGTCCAAAACCCCTATCTTTCAGAAAATGGCAACAGCAATGGCCTCATTCTCCACCCTACACCATCTCTCGTTCTCGCTCTTCTCcaatccctctctctccctcagaCCCTTCCGTTCATTTCCTCGCATCATAAACTGTTCACGCTCCTCgctctcctcttcctcttcttcttcttccccttccaCATCTTCCCTACAATTCAACATCTCCTTCGCGCCccctaaacccaagcccaagccccCCATGTCTGACCAGCTTTTGGACCCCGACGACCTCTCCAGCGATCAGCTGATCATTCCGTGGATTGTCCGCGGCGAGGATGGAAACCTCAAGCTCCAGATGCACCCTCCTGCCCGTCTTCTCCACGCCATGGCCAATGCCGAGAccgaaaagaagaagaataagaagaaggaTAAGAGCCTTGATAAAGTTAGCCCGGAGCCGAAGTATTCCAAGGCCGCCAGAAGGTTCTTTAACGAGAATTTCAAAAAGCCTGAGCAGCGCCTCAGCAAGGTTCTCGCCGCTACGGGAG TGGCGTCGAGGCGGAATAGCGAAGAGCTTATATTTGAAGGAAAGGTTACTGTTAATGGTTCTGTGTGCAAGGCTCCTCAG ACGCGAGTTGATCCTGCAAGGGATGTAATTTATGTCAATGGGAACCGCCTTCCTAAGAAGCAGCCTCCAAAGGTGTATTTTGCCCTGAACAAACCAAAAGG GTACATCTGCTCATCTGGTGATGTAGAGTCTAAATCCGTGTTGTGTCTATTCGACGAATATTTGAAGAGTTGG GGTAAAAAGTATCCAGGACCACCCAAACCACGATTATTCACCGTAGGTCGCCTTGATGTTGCCACTACTGGGTTGATTATTGTGACCAATGATG GAGATTGTGCTCAGAGACTTTCACATCCTTCATCTAACTTAACGAAGGA ATATATTGCAGCAATAGATGGCATTGTCACTAAGAGGCACTTATTTGCGATCAGTGAGGGGACAGTGATTGAGGGTATCCATTGCACTCCAGATTCAGTTGAGTTACTACCGCGACAAACAGATATATCAAGGCCTCGTCTTCGCATCGTG GTTCATGATGGGAGGAAACATGAAGTTCGAGAGCTCGTGAAAAGTGCCGGACTTGAG ATCCATTCATTAAAGCGGGTAAGAATAGGTGGCTTCAGACTTCCATCAGATCTCGGGTAA